A part of Bacillus thuringiensis genomic DNA contains:
- a CDS encoding ABC transporter transmembrane domain-containing protein: protein MKVFINLAWFFKQEKRAYIIGIIMLFGVALLELVAPKVLGIVVDEINNGTLTSEKLLKLVILLVVVGITMYILRYLWRIMIFGSSLKLARQLRKNLYEHFTKMSPSFYQSRRTGDLMAHATNDIQAIQQTAGSGVLTLVDSLAVGGCVLVAMGFTISWKLTLLSLIPMPIVAISTNYYGTLLHKRFHKAQQSFSEINDKVQESMSGMKVIRSLGQEKEDLQAFRKKSEDVVHKNMLVARIDSLFDPTIALIVGFSFLIAVCYGSVLVVRGELTVGDLVTFTTYLGTLVWPMLAFGWLFNIMERGRASYDRVEKILSQKLDVVNRENAVHTIASGDVSFAVDSFSYKRNELLQLIDVHFDLKKGETLGVVGRTGAGKTTLLKCLIREYDHFNGELKVGERDIRDVTLYGVRSAISYVPQDHFLFSASIGENIAFGKADATYNEITRAAEIACIHNDILQFSEGYETVVGERGVSLSGGQKQRISIARALLTNAEILILDDCLSAVDAKTEETILNALKRERAGKTTIITAHRLSAIQHANLILVVDEGRIVQRGTHEQLMEENGWYKEMYESQQLEALVEKGGV, encoded by the coding sequence ATGAAGGTATTTATTAATTTAGCGTGGTTTTTTAAACAAGAAAAACGAGCGTACATAATTGGAATTATTATGTTGTTTGGTGTCGCGCTTCTTGAACTTGTAGCGCCGAAAGTACTAGGTATTGTAGTAGATGAAATTAATAATGGAACATTAACATCTGAAAAGTTGTTGAAGTTGGTTATTTTGTTAGTAGTTGTAGGGATTACTATGTACATCTTACGTTATTTATGGCGTATTATGATTTTTGGATCTTCGTTAAAACTAGCCCGTCAATTACGAAAGAATTTATATGAACATTTTACAAAGATGAGTCCATCTTTTTATCAATCACGTCGTACGGGTGATTTGATGGCGCATGCGACCAATGATATTCAGGCGATTCAGCAAACTGCTGGATCGGGTGTTTTAACACTTGTTGACTCATTAGCAGTTGGAGGATGTGTACTCGTAGCAATGGGTTTTACAATTAGTTGGAAGTTAACATTGTTAAGCTTAATTCCAATGCCGATTGTAGCAATTTCGACAAATTATTATGGCACGTTATTACATAAAAGGTTTCATAAAGCGCAGCAATCGTTTTCGGAAATCAATGATAAAGTGCAAGAGAGTATGAGTGGGATGAAGGTAATTCGATCACTTGGACAAGAGAAAGAAGACTTACAAGCATTTCGAAAAAAGTCAGAAGATGTCGTACATAAAAATATGTTAGTTGCGCGTATTGATTCGTTGTTTGATCCGACAATCGCTCTTATCGTTGGGTTTTCTTTTTTAATTGCAGTATGTTACGGGTCAGTATTAGTTGTGAGGGGTGAATTAACTGTAGGTGATCTTGTTACATTTACAACATATTTAGGTACCCTCGTTTGGCCAATGTTAGCCTTTGGATGGTTGTTTAATATTATGGAGCGTGGACGCGCTTCGTATGACCGTGTCGAGAAAATCCTTTCTCAAAAATTAGATGTAGTAAATAGAGAAAACGCTGTACATACAATAGCAAGCGGTGATGTTTCGTTTGCGGTTGATTCATTTTCATATAAGAGAAATGAACTGTTACAGCTAATAGATGTTCACTTTGATTTGAAGAAGGGTGAAACACTAGGAGTTGTCGGACGTACAGGTGCAGGGAAAACGACGTTATTAAAATGCTTAATCCGTGAATATGATCATTTTAATGGTGAATTAAAAGTTGGAGAGCGGGATATTCGCGATGTAACACTTTACGGTGTCCGTTCTGCTATTTCATATGTGCCGCAAGACCATTTTTTATTTTCAGCGAGTATTGGGGAGAATATTGCCTTCGGAAAGGCGGATGCTACATATAATGAAATTACTCGTGCTGCAGAGATTGCTTGTATCCATAATGACATACTCCAATTTTCAGAAGGGTATGAAACAGTAGTAGGGGAAAGAGGCGTTTCTTTATCTGGAGGTCAAAAACAGAGAATCTCAATAGCGCGTGCTTTATTAACGAATGCTGAAATTTTGATTTTGGACGACTGTTTATCTGCTGTAGATGCAAAAACAGAAGAAACGATTTTAAATGCATTAAAGAGGGAAAGAGCAGGGAAAACGACGATTATTACTGCTCATCGTTTAAGTGCAATTCAACATGCCAATCTTATACTTGTTGTGGATGAAGGCAGAATTGTGCAGCGAGGTACACATGAGCAATTAATGGAAGAAAACGGTTGGTATAAAGAGATGTATGAGAGCCAGCAGTTAGAAGCATTAGTCGAGAAAGGAGGCGTATGA
- a CDS encoding nuclease-related domain-containing protein: protein MDYVLIGVILLLLAVVFVLFYKNKQLESESQQVEFEKKQAIETYENEIAATVTEHKEQQSTLKNMEQKKYNNLQISAARELENMRMMKNQLAMQHSKERSEMQEKHSNEIHMFQNLIANLREYTKNGAEVNTHETLHYMKRGFVDQGIILDNEFHIMPNVFIRNQHGGNDFRIHHLVLSKTGMYLLETKEWTGKLIHGLTKENARIYSFMIDEIGKYQQEVEKEETFECITGEDSLTIQVKNEGNPVYRAKKLSHILYNCLKEIQVDIVKENVKPIVYFYNESGKEVLDLSEEKTLRLKDREQIVTFFRNEILTGKVIYTDQELEKLREIISRMNYKVEL from the coding sequence ATGGATTATGTGCTAATAGGTGTGATTTTATTATTATTAGCTGTAGTATTCGTGCTGTTCTATAAAAATAAACAGCTAGAATCAGAGAGTCAGCAAGTAGAATTCGAAAAGAAACAAGCAATTGAAACGTATGAAAATGAAATTGCAGCTACGGTTACAGAGCATAAAGAACAACAAAGTACATTGAAAAATATGGAACAGAAGAAATATAATAATTTACAAATAAGCGCAGCTAGAGAACTTGAAAATATGCGTATGATGAAAAATCAATTAGCTATGCAACATAGTAAAGAACGCAGTGAAATGCAAGAAAAACATAGTAACGAAATACATATGTTTCAAAATTTAATTGCAAATTTGCGAGAGTATACGAAAAATGGAGCTGAAGTGAATACACACGAAACATTACATTATATGAAGCGAGGCTTCGTAGATCAAGGCATAATACTAGATAATGAATTTCATATTATGCCAAATGTTTTTATTAGAAATCAGCATGGAGGAAATGATTTTCGAATTCATCATCTTGTCTTAAGTAAAACGGGTATGTATCTACTTGAGACGAAAGAATGGACAGGGAAATTAATTCATGGCTTAACGAAAGAAAATGCTCGTATATATTCATTTATGATTGATGAAATTGGCAAGTATCAACAAGAAGTAGAGAAAGAAGAGACGTTTGAATGCATTACAGGTGAAGATTCATTAACGATACAAGTGAAAAATGAAGGGAATCCAGTATATAGAGCGAAGAAACTATCTCATATTCTATACAATTGTTTGAAAGAAATACAAGTTGATATTGTAAAGGAAAACGTAAAACCGATCGTATATTTTTATAATGAGAGTGGGAAAGAAGTGCTAGATCTTTCTGAAGAAAAAACGCTGAGATTAAAAGATAGAGAGCAAATTGTAACGTTCTTCAGAAATGAGATCTTAACGGGGAAAGTAATATATACAGATCAAGAGTTAGAAAAACTTCGAGAAATTATTAGTCGGATGAATTATAAAGTGGAACTTTAA
- a CDS encoding YneF family protein, whose protein sequence is MPIWLGILVGVVALVAGVALGFFIARKYMMNYLEKNPPINEQMLKMMMMQMGQKPSQKKINQMMSAMSKQQTK, encoded by the coding sequence ATGCCAATTTGGTTAGGTATTCTAGTGGGCGTAGTAGCACTAGTAGCAGGCGTAGCGTTAGGATTTTTCATTGCCCGCAAATACATGATGAACTACTTAGAAAAAAATCCACCAATTAATGAACAAATGTTAAAAATGATGATGATGCAAATGGGACAAAAACCTTCCCAAAAGAAAATCAATCAAATGATGAGCGCGATGAGCAAGCAACAAACAAAATAA
- a CDS encoding GH25 family lysozyme, with protein MQDRSSSNITFIDVSHWEGNIDWNAVKGSGISAAYAKATEGVNNLDPTLVQNVQAARNANVLIGAYHFAHPELNDAISEAKHFVNILQSNQTDLMPVLDLESPIDPSNSNLTGTAISNWARSFIDYVKQATGKDVMLYTGVWYINEFGINGLSDIPLWISKYSSTPPADAGGWTEWTAWQYTDSGQISGVVGNCDVSAAVSLEALQGNGTSGGGNVSPPSTATAVYGVAVIKGDNVNLRSGPSLQSSVIRQLNRGESYEVLSEQDGWLALGGNEWIYYDPSYIQYKHYVATITGDNVNLRDAPSLNGNVIRQLHQGEAYRVWCKQDGWLGLGGNGWIYYDSSYIQYGVQ; from the coding sequence ATGCAAGATAGATCTAGTTCAAATATTACGTTTATCGATGTGTCTCATTGGGAAGGGAATATTGATTGGAATGCAGTGAAGGGATCGGGTATTTCAGCGGCGTATGCAAAAGCGACAGAAGGTGTGAATAATCTTGATCCTACTTTGGTTCAAAATGTACAAGCAGCGCGAAATGCGAATGTATTAATCGGTGCATACCATTTTGCACATCCAGAACTAAATGATGCAATTTCAGAAGCGAAACATTTTGTGAACATATTACAAAGCAATCAGACAGATTTAATGCCCGTTTTAGATTTAGAATCACCGATAGATCCGAGTAATAGTAATTTAACTGGTACTGCTATATCTAATTGGGCAAGAAGTTTCATTGATTATGTGAAACAGGCTACTGGAAAAGATGTCATGTTATATACAGGAGTTTGGTATATTAATGAGTTTGGAATTAACGGATTAAGTGATATACCACTTTGGATTTCTAAATACTCTAGTACGCCGCCTGCTGATGCTGGTGGATGGACAGAGTGGACAGCATGGCAATACACAGATTCTGGTCAAATTTCAGGTGTAGTAGGAAATTGTGACGTATCAGCAGCGGTTTCATTAGAAGCTTTGCAAGGAAATGGGACGAGTGGTGGTGGGAATGTTTCTCCACCTAGTACTGCTACTGCAGTCTACGGCGTTGCTGTAATTAAAGGCGATAATGTAAATTTACGGAGTGGACCATCTTTACAATCTAGTGTAATCCGCCAGCTAAATAGAGGAGAATCGTATGAAGTTTTGAGTGAACAAGATGGCTGGCTTGCTTTAGGTGGAAACGAATGGATATACTATGATCCAAGTTACATTCAGTATAAACATTATGTGGCGACTATTACTGGTGATAATGTGAATCTGCGGGATGCACCATCATTAAATGGAAATGTTATAAGACAGTTACATCAAGGTGAGGCTTATAGAGTATGGTGTAAGCAAGATGGCTGGCTTGGTTTAGGTGGAAATGGCTGGATATACTATGATTCAAGTTATATTCAGTATGGTGTACAATAA
- a CDS encoding ABC transporter ATP-binding protein, whose amino-acid sequence MAKKKQSDLRRLLSYMRPYKGLLALAFLFLVGATVTEMMGPFLIKQFLDEHLVPGNFEQSALVTLFVVYIVAHLLKVLFTYLDLLYFQNIAFKIVQDMRVEVYEHVQKLSLSFFDRTPIGTLVSRITNDTEAIKDFYVSVLSTFVKNVVFLIGILVAMFLLNVKLALFSLVLIPIMFAIMVLYRRKSAAFYLEVRNQLSVLNAKLNESIQGMNIVQVFRQEKRMRKEFEEVNNKHYSAGRRTLKLDALLLRPATDLVHIVAIALVLGLFGIDALKSPVEVGVLYAFVNYIHRFFQPVNEMMMKLSFFQQALVSSSRVFHLMDEKDLAPVQKGDGDPQVVNGEIEFKNVTFSYDGKRDVLKNVSFHVKQGQTVAFVGHTGSGKSTIMNLLMRFYNIKSGSIVIDGVDLEKFEEREIRKKIGLVLQDAFLFAGNVKQNIRMYNEEITDEEVKEAAQFVQANTFIEKLPEQYETEVVERGAAFSSGQRQLIAFARTIATNPKVLVLDEATANIDTETEDAIQTALQQMRKGRTTIAIAHRLSTIQDADQIFVMHDGEIVERGTHQELLSEQGLYYNMYLLQNKGSLQKAL is encoded by the coding sequence ATGGCTAAGAAAAAACAGAGTGATTTAAGAAGATTACTTTCTTATATGAGACCATATAAAGGGTTATTAGCATTAGCATTTTTATTTCTAGTTGGAGCAACTGTAACTGAAATGATGGGTCCTTTTTTAATTAAACAATTTCTTGATGAACACTTAGTACCGGGGAATTTTGAACAATCAGCACTCGTTACTTTATTTGTAGTATACATAGTTGCTCATTTATTAAAAGTGTTATTTACGTATTTGGATTTATTATATTTTCAAAATATCGCTTTTAAAATTGTTCAAGATATGCGTGTTGAAGTATATGAACATGTTCAAAAGTTGTCATTAAGTTTCTTTGATCGTACGCCGATTGGTACGCTCGTATCGCGCATAACGAATGATACGGAAGCAATTAAAGATTTTTATGTCAGTGTATTATCCACATTTGTCAAAAATGTAGTCTTTTTAATAGGTATTTTAGTAGCAATGTTTTTATTAAATGTAAAACTAGCTCTATTTTCTCTTGTATTAATTCCGATCATGTTTGCAATTATGGTGCTATATCGCCGGAAAAGTGCAGCTTTTTATTTAGAAGTACGTAATCAATTAAGCGTGTTAAATGCAAAGTTAAATGAGTCTATTCAAGGAATGAATATTGTTCAAGTGTTCAGACAAGAAAAGCGTATGAGAAAAGAGTTTGAAGAAGTGAATAATAAACATTATAGTGCAGGGCGAAGGACTTTAAAGTTAGACGCGTTACTTTTACGTCCAGCAACTGATTTAGTTCATATTGTGGCTATTGCGTTAGTACTTGGTTTATTTGGAATTGATGCTTTGAAGAGTCCTGTTGAAGTAGGTGTATTATATGCGTTTGTTAATTATATACATCGTTTCTTTCAGCCTGTAAATGAGATGATGATGAAATTATCATTTTTCCAACAGGCACTTGTTTCATCATCACGTGTATTTCATTTAATGGATGAGAAAGATTTAGCGCCAGTTCAAAAAGGGGATGGAGATCCTCAAGTGGTTAATGGAGAAATTGAATTTAAAAATGTTACTTTTTCGTATGATGGAAAACGTGATGTTTTAAAAAATGTATCTTTTCACGTGAAACAAGGGCAAACGGTTGCTTTCGTTGGGCACACTGGTAGCGGAAAAAGTACCATTATGAATTTGTTAATGCGATTTTATAATATTAAGTCCGGAAGTATTGTAATAGATGGTGTGGATTTAGAGAAATTTGAAGAACGAGAAATTAGAAAAAAAATAGGACTCGTATTGCAAGATGCATTTTTATTTGCGGGAAATGTAAAACAAAATATTCGTATGTACAATGAAGAAATTACAGATGAAGAAGTAAAAGAAGCGGCACAATTTGTGCAAGCCAATACGTTTATTGAAAAATTACCAGAGCAGTATGAAACAGAAGTAGTAGAAAGAGGAGCTGCATTTTCTAGTGGTCAACGCCAATTAATTGCTTTTGCTAGAACGATAGCAACGAATCCGAAAGTATTAGTATTAGATGAAGCAACAGCTAATATTGATACAGAAACAGAAGATGCGATTCAAACAGCATTACAGCAAATGAGAAAAGGGAGAACGACGATAGCAATTGCCCACAGATTATCTACAATTCAAGATGCAGATCAAATCTTTGTTATGCATGATGGAGAAATAGTAGAAAGAGGTACACATCAAGAATTACTGAGTGAGCAAGGGTTGTACTATAATATGTATTTACTACAAAATAAAGGAAGTTTACAAAAAGCCTTGTAA